Part of the Desulfobacterales bacterium genome is shown below.
AACTGCAAAAAGAGCTGGCACACGCTGAACGCCATGGGGATAGACTGGTTGTCGGGATGTGCGACATAGACCATTTCAAACAGGTCAACGACAGATATGGCCACCAAACCGGCGATGAGGTGCTCTGCGGGCTTGCGCAGATTCTGAGTGAAAATCTCAGAAAATACGATTCTGTGGGGCGTGTGGGAGGGGAGGAGTTTTTGCTTATCATGCCGATGAAGGCAAAAACGGACCCACTTCCCCTGGTTGACAGATTGTGCATGCGGATTTCCGAAAGCAGAATTGCGACCCGATCGGGCGAGATTTCCATTACCGTGAGCATCGGCGTGTCCTGCCAGAAAGCCGGAACCACGGTGGATGAGATATTGATGGCCGCCGACACGGCGCTGTATCAGGCCAAAAACAATGGCCGAAATCGCGTAGTCCTGAGCAATACATTTTCAAATACGGCCCCCCCCGTGCGGATACTGAACGCCGATGACAGAGAAAAACAGGGTCAACCCTGACCGTAAAATCACTTGTTCAAAACGGGAAGATAAAGGATCCCTTTACGAAAAAGGTTCCGGGCTGTGTGCGATGTATCCGGCGGATTTTCATGAAACATGCCGAATCCGTTTGTCTATTTTGATGCCAGATATTTTTGGTGGGCCAGCACCAGTTTGATTTCGCTATAGGAGTACTCGGCTCCCAGCTCGTTTTTTACGGTTTTGATAGAATGGCTGGAAACTGCAGCCAGTTTCTTTTCAATGGCGCGTTGTCTTTCAGGTGAAAGCACTTTGCTGATATCCAATTGGCCATTTTCCACAAAAAAGCACAGATGCCCCTGGATGGTGGATTCCACCAAACCTCTTTTTTCTGCAATCCGGGGAATCGCTACTCCCTTATTGAACATATCGAAACTGATCTGCCGGGTGTCCGAAGGGGATGCCTTTTGGGGGTCAGGTTTGCTTTTTTCCGGCACTTCTCCGGGCGGTGGCAGTATCCGCTTGTCTATTCCGTGTTTTTTGCGATAGCCCAAAACCATTTTCACAAGTTCCTCGCCATATTTTTCAATGGTTTTCCTGCCGATGCCGTTAATTTTTTTAAGATCAGCCGTATTGTCGGGCAGACATACCACAACCTGGATTAATACCCGTTGATGTAAAACCTGAAACGGGGCAATGCCTTCCTCCACGGCTTTGCGGGAACGCCAGTCTTTAAGCGCCCGGAATAGTTCCGGGTGTTCAATGTCTGATTCGCTGCAGACCGGAGCCGGGCGTTTTTTTGCTTTCTCAGGGGCAGACTCGATCTCGGAACTGGATACGGCGCGCAGATAACTTGACGGTGAAAATCCTTTTTCACAAGAGTGAATGCCGGCCAGCTTCACGGCAATTTCTTTTTTAAGGTTATCTATGGCATTGCCAATTTTTTTGCCCAGCTCTTTATTGTCGGTTTCCACGTGAAGTTTCTGGACGAGGTCATTGAAAACCAGGGTGAACTTATCCTGGAACCATGCCGAGGCTTTGCAGATCCGTTCCAGAATATGGGCATTGGATTCAGGCAGGCTGGCGTCCGTAAAAATGGCGCGCAATTGACGCTTGAAATTTTCACCGACTACAAAAATATTTTCGGCAGCCATCTTTTCCAATTGGCTGATATCGGCCAGGCCTGATATCTGAACCCGTGTGGCGCTGCCCCGCAAGAGCCGGGCAAGATGGTTGAGACGGTTGTTCAGCAGTTGAAAATCAAAACAATCCAGCAGCAGTTCCTGCTGATAGCTTATTTTAGCAGCCTCAAGAAGGGTTTCGGAGGGCGGATTCCGCCTTGCCATTTCGTCAAAGGAGAGGACAGCTTCATCCGTTCCAATGCCCCTTGAAGGGATGGCCGATGTCAGCACCATTCCCTCAAAAGTTTTACAGCGGCTTAAGGCGACATAAACCTGACCATGGGCAAAAGCGGATTTTGCATCGATGATGGCCTTGTCAAAGGTCAAGCCCTGACTTTTATGGATGGTGATGGCCCAGGCCAGTTTCAGGGGGTATT
Proteins encoded:
- a CDS encoding helix-turn-helix domain-containing protein, with product MSSTTSSNHELELARDFVQHTGCNIFLTGKAGTGKTTFLHHLKKNTAKRMIVTAPTGVAAINAGGVTLHSFFQLPFGPFIPGSESFERNRQGLFRFSKEKIRIIQSLDLLVIDEISMVRADLLDAVDAVLRRYRRNDLPFGGVQLLMIGDLHQLSPVAKQEEWQLLQPYYESVYFFSSHALEQTRLVTIELKHVYRQSEPRFIRLLNQVRDNRLDASAILELNRRHIQDFTPEDGQGYITLTTHNRSAESINQTRLQALSEAAHFFKAEISGDFPEYVYPTQATLAFKKGAQVMFLRNDASVEKRYYNGKIGKIKKIFNQTIRVVCPGESEEIVVEPVDWENIKYTVDPETRDIREEIIGKFKQYPLKLAWAITIHKSQGLTFDKAIIDAKSAFAHGQVYVALSRCKTFEGMVLTSAIPSRGIGTDEAVLSFDEMARRNPPSETLLEAAKISYQQELLLDCFDFQLLNNRLNHLARLLRGSATRVQISGLADISQLEKMAAENIFVVGENFKRQLRAIFTDASLPESNAHILERICKASAWFQDKFTLVFNDLVQKLHVETDNKELGKKIGNAIDNLKKEIAVKLAGIHSCEKGFSPSSYLRAVSSSEIESAPEKAKKRPAPVCSESDIEHPELFRALKDWRSRKAVEEGIAPFQVLHQRVLIQVVVCLPDNTADLKKINGIGRKTIEKYGEELVKMVLGYRKKHGIDKRILPPPGEVPEKSKPDPQKASPSDTRQISFDMFNKGVAIPRIAEKRGLVESTIQGHLCFFVENGQLDISKVLSPERQRAIEKKLAAVSSHSIKTVKNELGAEYSYSEIKLVLAHQKYLASK
- a CDS encoding diguanylate cyclase, whose amino-acid sequence is MRILIAEDDFTSRTVLAGVLKKSGHEVVVTVSGAVAWDVMQQSDAPRLLILDWLMPEMDGLDVIRRVRALQTDRPPYIIMLTIRDEKADIIAGLDAGANDYLAKPFDPGELIARVEVGRRMVEMQDALIESKKALEHQATHDPLTGMLNRRAICDQLQKELAHAERHGDRLVVGMCDIDHFKQVNDRYGHQTGDEVLCGLAQILSENLRKYDSVGRVGGEEFLLIMPMKAKTDPLPLVDRLCMRISESRIATRSGEISITVSIGVSCQKAGTTVDEILMAADTALYQAKNNGRNRVVLSNTFSNTAPPVRILNADDREKQGQP